The Lacipirellula parvula genome window below encodes:
- a CDS encoding RsmD family RNA methyltransferase translates to MGKPKPKRRVADELNAPIELKIIGGKHRGRKLTYEPFRRGEDPVTRPMKHRVRESIFNLVGVGAEGRHAIDLFAGTGALGLEAISRGSVHATFIERHVPTARVVEENIKGLGLKDQATLLVTSAFLWGKRNLVQGEEGWWRADGQAAGVGAKGAAPPPGAVPWLVFCSPPYDFFVDRQEETLGLIAAVMEHCPPDSIVVTESDERFDATLLPTGEQYNGVKEWDVRTYSPAVVGIWQKRANT, encoded by the coding sequence ATGGGCAAACCCAAACCAAAACGCCGCGTCGCCGACGAGCTCAATGCACCGATCGAGCTGAAGATCATCGGCGGCAAGCATCGCGGGCGGAAGCTGACCTACGAACCGTTCCGCCGCGGCGAAGATCCGGTCACGCGACCGATGAAGCACCGCGTCCGTGAGTCGATTTTTAATTTAGTCGGCGTCGGCGCCGAGGGGCGGCATGCGATCGACCTGTTCGCCGGCACCGGAGCGCTCGGCCTGGAGGCGATCAGCCGCGGCTCGGTGCACGCGACGTTCATCGAACGCCATGTGCCGACGGCACGGGTCGTCGAAGAGAACATCAAAGGCCTCGGCCTCAAGGATCAAGCGACGCTGTTGGTGACGAGCGCGTTCCTGTGGGGGAAGCGCAATCTTGTTCAAGGCGAAGAAGGTTGGTGGCGGGCCGACGGACAAGCCGCTGGCGTTGGCGCCAAGGGCGCGGCTCCGCCGCCAGGTGCGGTTCCGTGGCTCGTCTTCTGCAGCCCGCCGTACGACTTCTTCGTTGACCGGCAGGAAGAGACGCTCGGCCTGATCGCCGCGGTGATGGAGCACTGCCCGCCAGACAGCATCGTGGTAACCGAAAGCGACGAACGCTTCGACGCGACGCTGCTGCCGACGGGCGAGCAGTACAACGGCGTGAAGGAATGGGACGTGCGTACGTACTCGCCGGCAGTGGTCGGCATTTGGCAGAAACGCGCGAATACTTGA
- the lnt gene encoding apolipoprotein N-acyltransferase — protein sequence MDTTSLPQSDAPAVAAGRWTTLGLGMFGALLCYLAHPPIGWSWLAWIGPAAWFYVARLPAMPGKRPYRALWLAGTCYWMATVQWIRLPHELNIFGLFLLAGYLGAYLPLIVGLSRVAMFRLGVPLWLAAPIAWTGLEWIRARLMTGFLMASLAHTQIRFTPIIQIADILGEYGVTFLIVMVASAIAEAAYRISEPRGSSPRSPRSPGRMLAAIAPAILAFIAAYAYGQFQITKQSYTSPEAKTATVALIQSDMLADWKGTPERDEAVMVQMAELSRQAVSENEQVGLIVWPETMFRRTYHHSNDGYRPPQELLTQSVAEMFGGTAAYLGQLTRELNVPVLVGLDRVYWAPRAKDAPQTDERNFPFTYEQFNSSAAYDRAGTLVGTYDKMHLLPFGEYIPFVRWLPFLRHYSPITGGAQPGVGATAIEIDGVVYSPNICYETVLPHLIRRQVAELAVAGKTPDVLVNLTNDAWYWGSSELDMHLASGVFRAVEMRTPLVVSANRGLSAHVDHLGRVVAATERDVPAALVATVTLPPRTTAYPSPFAAWGDWFALACLVCCMVLAIIGWRDRRKKRPVQRE from the coding sequence ATGGACACCACTTCCCTGCCGCAATCCGACGCCCCAGCGGTGGCCGCTGGCCGCTGGACGACGCTGGGGCTCGGCATGTTCGGCGCCCTGCTCTGCTACCTGGCTCACCCGCCGATTGGTTGGAGTTGGCTCGCCTGGATCGGCCCCGCCGCTTGGTTTTACGTCGCCCGTTTGCCGGCGATGCCGGGTAAGCGGCCCTACCGCGCCTTGTGGCTCGCCGGAACCTGCTACTGGATGGCGACGGTGCAGTGGATTCGCCTGCCGCACGAGCTGAACATCTTCGGGCTTTTTCTGCTGGCCGGGTACCTTGGCGCTTACCTGCCGCTGATCGTGGGATTGAGCCGCGTGGCGATGTTCCGCCTCGGCGTGCCGCTGTGGCTTGCGGCGCCGATCGCCTGGACGGGGCTAGAGTGGATTCGCGCGCGGCTGATGACTGGCTTCCTGATGGCGTCGCTCGCCCACACGCAAATCCGCTTCACGCCGATCATCCAAATTGCGGACATCCTGGGCGAATACGGCGTCACGTTCCTAATCGTGATGGTCGCCTCCGCCATCGCCGAAGCCGCCTACCGCATTAGCGAGCCGAGGGGTTCATCCCCTCGGTCCCCAAGGTCTCCCGGGCGCATGCTCGCAGCGATCGCCCCAGCGATCCTCGCCTTCATCGCCGCGTACGCTTACGGCCAATTCCAAATCACCAAACAAAGTTACACGTCGCCCGAAGCCAAGACCGCCACCGTCGCCCTCATCCAAAGCGACATGCTCGCTGACTGGAAAGGCACCCCCGAACGCGACGAAGCGGTGATGGTGCAAATGGCCGAACTCTCGCGCCAAGCCGTCAGCGAGAACGAACAGGTTGGCCTCATCGTTTGGCCAGAGACGATGTTCCGCCGCACCTATCATCACTCCAACGACGGCTACCGCCCGCCGCAGGAGTTGCTGACGCAATCGGTCGCCGAGATGTTCGGCGGCACGGCGGCGTACCTCGGCCAGTTGACGCGCGAGCTCAACGTGCCGGTGCTCGTCGGCCTCGATCGCGTCTACTGGGCGCCGCGTGCGAAGGATGCGCCGCAGACCGACGAACGCAACTTTCCGTTCACCTACGAGCAGTTCAATTCATCGGCCGCGTACGATCGCGCCGGAACGCTCGTCGGCACCTACGACAAGATGCACTTGCTGCCGTTCGGCGAGTACATCCCGTTCGTTCGCTGGCTTCCCTTTCTACGACACTACTCGCCGATCACCGGCGGCGCCCAGCCCGGCGTCGGGGCGACGGCGATTGAAATCGATGGCGTCGTTTACTCGCCCAACATCTGCTACGAGACGGTGCTCCCCCACCTCATCCGCCGGCAGGTCGCCGAGCTAGCAGTCGCCGGCAAAACCCCCGACGTGCTGGTGAACCTCACCAACGACGCCTGGTACTGGGGTTCCAGCGAGCTCGACATGCACCTGGCGAGCGGCGTCTTCCGGGCCGTGGAAATGCGGACGCCGCTCGTGGTGTCGGCCAATCGCGGCCTGTCGGCCCATGTCGACCATCTGGGCCGGGTCGTGGCGGCGACGGAGCGTGACGTGCCGGCGGCGCTCGTGGCCACGGTGACGTTGCCCCCCCGCACGACGGCGTACCCGAGCCCCTTCGCCGCCTGGGGCGACTGGTTCGCCCTCGCCTGTCTGGTATGCTGCATGGTCCTGGCGATCATCGGTTGGCGCGACCGGCGGAAGAAGCGTCCGGTGCAACGGGAATGA
- a CDS encoding metallophosphoesterase: MLYTWRVEPHWVEVVERPLPIAGLPPSMVGKRLVQVSDLHVGPVVDQDYIISSLERIAELRPDAIIVTGDFMTCHGDESVAQTLDAMRALPPAPWGRLAILGNHDYGSRWRQDYVADALCRGLEKMDVRVLRNEVAMVGDLQVAGVDEYWAGKHFQPERALRDLDTGRAALALCHNPDGVDQPQWDGFQGWILAGHTHGGQCKAPFLPPPITPVANKRYSAGEYDLAPGRWMYINRGLGYSFRVRFNARPEITAFTLQRA; this comes from the coding sequence ATGCTTTATACGTGGCGCGTCGAGCCGCATTGGGTCGAAGTTGTCGAGCGGCCGCTGCCGATCGCCGGGTTGCCGCCGTCGATGGTCGGCAAGCGATTAGTGCAGGTGAGCGATTTGCACGTCGGCCCCGTAGTCGATCAAGACTACATCATCTCGTCGCTCGAGCGGATCGCCGAGTTGCGGCCCGATGCGATTATCGTGACGGGCGACTTCATGACCTGCCACGGCGACGAGTCGGTGGCTCAAACGCTCGACGCGATGCGGGCCTTGCCGCCGGCGCCCTGGGGACGGTTGGCGATCTTGGGCAACCACGACTACGGCAGCCGTTGGCGGCAAGACTATGTGGCAGACGCCCTCTGCCGCGGCCTCGAGAAAATGGATGTTCGCGTCTTGCGGAACGAAGTCGCCATGGTCGGCGACCTGCAGGTGGCGGGCGTCGACGAGTACTGGGCGGGCAAGCACTTCCAGCCTGAGCGGGCGTTGCGGGATCTGGATACGGGTCGCGCCGCGCTCGCGCTCTGCCACAATCCCGACGGCGTCGACCAACCGCAGTGGGATGGTTTTCAAGGTTGGATCTTGGCGGGACACACGCACGGCGGCCAGTGCAAGGCGCCCTTCCTGCCGCCGCCGATTACGCCCGTGGCGAACAAGCGATACTCCGCGGGCGAGTACGACCTGGCGCCGGGACGCTGGATGTACATCAATCGCGGGCTGGGCTACAGCTTTCGCGTGAGGTTCAACGCGCGGCCGGAGATTACGGCCTTCACGCTGCAACGGGCTTAG
- a CDS encoding peptidylprolyl isomerase yields the protein MSRIVLLLLALGLIVQGRFAAAQETAPAADAAKADAAPAKAAVEEAASADEAKTSAEGDAETKPEPSPEAVKARAAFEVIRKQWQEVVAQIPAVQKERQAAKGEKRAELDKQVVDLYRQAEALIDKIGEAGLAVYQADPEAYPEVNDTLVVIAQFELNGGTNGDGGDQYEKALKLISGLIDAGAGAKYPQLYFWGGLAAYNCNEFDLAERYFAESSKANGEVGGLAPNLVQNGLQAQGNLTTMKKAWEKESAIRAAEAKADNNPRVKLTTTKGDVVIELFENEAPQAVANFLTLVKSGFYDGLTFHRVIPGFMAQGGDPDGNGSGGPGYSIKCECYKPDYRHHFRGSLSMAHAGRDTGGSQFFLTFVPTSFLDGRHTVFGRVVDGMDNASSIKRGEPVRSPDKIVKAEVLRDRGHEYKFDKLPGK from the coding sequence ATGTCAAGGATTGTTCTGCTGTTGCTGGCTCTCGGATTGATCGTTCAGGGGCGTTTCGCCGCAGCTCAGGAGACGGCCCCGGCCGCCGACGCCGCCAAAGCGGACGCTGCTCCGGCGAAAGCAGCCGTGGAGGAAGCGGCGTCTGCCGATGAAGCGAAGACCTCCGCCGAAGGCGACGCCGAGACGAAGCCGGAGCCCTCGCCCGAAGCGGTGAAGGCCCGCGCAGCGTTTGAAGTTATTCGCAAGCAATGGCAAGAGGTCGTCGCGCAGATCCCCGCGGTTCAGAAGGAGCGCCAAGCGGCCAAGGGCGAGAAGCGAGCCGAACTCGACAAGCAGGTGGTCGACCTCTACCGCCAGGCGGAAGCTCTGATTGACAAGATCGGCGAGGCGGGCCTGGCCGTCTACCAAGCCGACCCCGAAGCCTACCCCGAGGTCAACGACACGCTGGTCGTGATCGCTCAGTTCGAGCTGAACGGCGGGACTAACGGCGATGGCGGCGACCAATACGAAAAAGCGTTGAAGCTCATCAGCGGACTGATCGATGCCGGCGCCGGCGCGAAGTACCCGCAGCTCTACTTCTGGGGCGGTCTCGCCGCCTACAACTGCAACGAGTTCGACCTCGCCGAACGCTACTTCGCCGAGTCTTCAAAGGCCAACGGCGAAGTCGGCGGCCTCGCCCCCAACCTCGTGCAGAACGGCCTGCAAGCGCAGGGCAATCTGACCACGATGAAAAAGGCATGGGAGAAGGAGTCGGCGATTCGCGCGGCCGAAGCGAAGGCCGATAACAACCCGCGCGTCAAGCTGACGACTACCAAGGGCGACGTCGTCATCGAGTTGTTCGAGAACGAAGCCCCGCAAGCCGTCGCGAACTTCCTCACGCTCGTGAAGAGCGGATTTTACGACGGCCTGACGTTCCACCGCGTCATCCCCGGATTCATGGCGCAAGGGGGCGACCCTGACGGCAACGGCAGCGGCGGTCCCGGCTACAGCATCAAGTGCGAATGCTACAAGCCTGACTACCGCCACCACTTCCGCGGTAGCCTGAGCATGGCCCACGCCGGCCGCGACACGGGCGGCTCGCAATTTTTCCTCACCTTCGTGCCGACCTCGTTCCTCGACGGTCGCCACACCGTCTTCGGCCGCGTGGTGGACGGCATGGACAACGCCTCGTCGATCAAGCGCGGCGAACCGGTCCGCAGCCCCGACAAGATCGTGAAGGCCGAAGTCCTCCGCGACCGCGGGCACGAGTACAAGTTCGACAAGCTGCCGGGGAAATAG
- a CDS encoding LysR family transcriptional regulator translates to MHIRSLKIFCDVVDRRSFSRAADDNDISQSNVSHMVQALEERLGVQLLDRSKRPFELTEEGRRYYDGCRQLVRQYEELEEEVKTLHDAEARRLVVASIYSVGLHHMSAFMQRFGKEHPRAAVRLEYLHPHRVIEEVENEDADLGIVSYPKETDTLTAIPWRSEPMVVVCHPGHRLARETAIELKAVAGESFVAFENGLAPRTAIDRALAQNHAEVNVTLEFDNIETIKRAIEIDAGISILPEPSVRREIAMGSLAKIAIGGDGLFRPLGIVHRRDRPLSELARQFVGLLKADAEFSADLVPASAFQLDEAPA, encoded by the coding sequence ATGCATATTCGCTCACTCAAAATCTTCTGCGACGTAGTCGACCGGCGGAGCTTCTCCCGCGCGGCGGACGACAACGACATCTCGCAATCGAATGTGAGTCACATGGTCCAGGCGCTCGAAGAGCGCCTGGGCGTCCAGTTGCTCGATCGCTCGAAGCGCCCCTTCGAACTGACCGAGGAAGGCCGCCGCTACTACGACGGCTGCCGCCAGTTGGTCCGGCAGTACGAGGAACTCGAAGAAGAAGTCAAAACGCTGCACGACGCCGAAGCTCGTCGGCTGGTGGTCGCCTCGATCTACTCGGTCGGCCTCCATCACATGAGCGCGTTCATGCAGCGGTTCGGCAAGGAACATCCGCGGGCGGCGGTGCGGTTGGAGTACCTCCACCCCCATCGCGTCATCGAGGAAGTCGAGAACGAAGACGCCGACCTCGGGATCGTCAGCTATCCGAAAGAAACCGACACGCTCACGGCGATCCCCTGGCGGAGCGAGCCGATGGTCGTCGTCTGCCATCCGGGGCACCGGCTGGCGCGCGAGACGGCGATCGAACTCAAAGCGGTGGCGGGCGAATCGTTCGTCGCGTTCGAGAATGGCCTGGCGCCGCGCACGGCGATCGATCGGGCGCTCGCGCAGAACCACGCCGAAGTGAACGTCACGCTCGAGTTCGACAACATCGAAACCATCAAGCGCGCGATCGAGATCGACGCCGGCATCAGCATCTTGCCGGAGCCGAGCGTCCGCCGTGAGATCGCGATGGGCTCGCTGGCCAAGATCGCGATCGGCGGCGACGGCCTGTTCCGTCCGCTGGGCATCGTCCACCGCCGCGACCGCCCGCTGAGCGAACTCGCCAGACAATTCGTCGGTCTGCTGAAGGCCGACGCGGAGTTCTCGGCCGACCTCGTGCCGGCGAGCGCGTTCCAGTTGGATGAGGCGCCAGCTTAA
- a CDS encoding ABC-F family ATP-binding cassette domain-containing protein encodes MPVVLQLQDAYKRYGDQELLDGATCALPDDQKIGLIGRNGAGKSTLCRILLGDEELDAGEVVRSKKLRLGYLRQHDPFLEGETVLDFLMRDSEQPDWRCGEIAWQFQLPDVMLHQPVRSLSGGWQTRVKLAALLLHDPNLLILDEPTNFLDLRTQMLLEEFLRSFKSGILVVSHDRSFLKRTCTHTLELSRGKLELYPGDVDSFLANVDERREHDRRVNATTMTKRKQLETFIAKNRANAATASQARSKARMLEKLTLVEVVGEEATVRFSFPEVAPRQGTALRTERMAIGYPDREVAKEVQIEIEHGQRVGIVGDNGQGKTTFLRTICGSLEPKDGSLKWGYGCQMGVYAQHVYTTLPQNDTVEDYLHRQAAHGTNMQQIKDVAGSFLFRGELIQKKIKVLSGGERARLVLAGLLLEQHNILVLDEPGNHLDVETVEALADALCRYPGTVIFTSHDRHFMQRVANTVIEVGNGKVASYPGSFEDYVYRVQKELESGLRAEHSTYNAGASAKHAAETGGVATPTRQLSGKEERELEKRLKAVERKIAKLDDEKKQLTASLMTITDGKESKRVQDQIAAMATEIAELESEWLQISGDLG; translated from the coding sequence ATGCCCGTCGTTTTGCAACTTCAGGACGCTTACAAGCGTTATGGCGATCAAGAACTTCTCGATGGCGCTACCTGCGCGCTGCCCGATGATCAGAAGATCGGTCTGATCGGCCGCAACGGCGCCGGCAAGAGTACGCTTTGCCGCATTCTGCTAGGGGACGAAGAACTCGACGCTGGCGAGGTGGTGCGGAGCAAGAAGCTGCGGCTCGGCTACCTGCGGCAGCACGACCCATTCCTCGAAGGCGAGACGGTCCTCGACTTCCTGATGCGCGACAGCGAGCAGCCCGACTGGCGCTGCGGCGAAATCGCGTGGCAGTTTCAGCTGCCCGACGTGATGCTCCACCAACCGGTGCGCTCACTCTCCGGTGGTTGGCAAACCCGCGTGAAGCTCGCCGCGCTGCTGCTTCATGATCCGAATCTGCTGATCCTCGACGAGCCGACGAACTTCCTCGACTTGCGCACGCAGATGCTGCTCGAAGAGTTCCTGCGCAGCTTCAAGAGCGGCATTCTCGTCGTCTCACACGATCGCTCGTTCCTCAAGCGAACCTGCACCCACACGCTCGAGCTCTCGCGAGGCAAGCTGGAGCTCTACCCCGGCGACGTCGATTCGTTCTTGGCCAACGTCGACGAACGTCGCGAGCATGATCGCCGCGTCAACGCGACGACGATGACGAAGCGCAAGCAGCTCGAAACGTTCATTGCGAAGAACCGCGCCAACGCCGCGACCGCCAGCCAGGCCCGTAGTAAGGCGCGGATGCTCGAAAAGCTCACGCTCGTCGAAGTCGTGGGCGAAGAGGCGACGGTGCGGTTCAGCTTCCCCGAAGTGGCGCCTCGCCAGGGAACGGCCCTGCGGACCGAGCGGATGGCGATCGGCTACCCCGACCGCGAGGTCGCCAAGGAAGTGCAGATCGAAATCGAGCATGGCCAACGCGTCGGCATCGTCGGCGACAACGGCCAAGGCAAGACGACCTTCCTGCGGACGATCTGCGGTTCGCTGGAACCGAAGGATGGCTCGCTCAAGTGGGGCTACGGCTGCCAGATGGGCGTCTACGCGCAGCATGTTTACACGACGCTGCCGCAGAACGACACGGTCGAGGATTACCTCCATCGTCAGGCCGCGCATGGCACGAACATGCAGCAAATTAAAGACGTCGCCGGCAGCTTCTTGTTCCGCGGCGAATTGATTCAGAAGAAAATCAAGGTTCTCTCCGGCGGCGAGCGTGCCCGTTTGGTGCTCGCAGGCCTCCTGCTCGAACAGCACAACATCCTCGTCCTCGACGAACCGGGCAACCATCTCGACGTCGAAACGGTCGAGGCCCTTGCCGACGCCCTCTGCCGCTATCCCGGCACGGTGATCTTCACGAGTCACGACCGCCACTTTATGCAGCGCGTGGCGAACACCGTCATTGAGGTCGGCAACGGCAAAGTCGCGAGCTACCCCGGCAGCTTTGAAGACTACGTCTACCGCGTGCAGAAGGAACTCGAAAGCGGGCTGCGGGCCGAGCACTCGACCTACAACGCCGGCGCCTCGGCGAAGCACGCCGCAGAGACTGGCGGCGTTGCAACGCCTACGCGGCAGCTATCGGGTAAAGAAGAACGCGAACTCGAGAAGCGATTGAAGGCTGTTGAGCGGAAGATCGCCAAGCTCGATGACGAGAAGAAGCAGCTCACCGCGAGCTTGATGACGATCACCGACGGTAAAGAGTCGAAGCGCGTCCAAGACCAAATCGCCGCGATGGCGACGGAGATCGCGGAACTAGAGAGCGAGTGGCTACAGATTTCAGGGGATTTAGGGTAA
- a CDS encoding alpha/beta hydrolase, translating to MIRSLFSIVLLLMPLAAIAAETPKEELLWPADHAANQGDEPRTVDSPEWTERVTKSPTLTYFMPDKEKRNGAAIVICPGGGYSGLAMEKEGREVAEWCRAHGIVGVVLRYRCGGGKNQQPVPLDDVQQAIRTVRAQAKDLGVDPAKIGVCGFSAGGHLASTAATMFDDGDAKSTDPIAQQSSRPDFAVLVYPVITLVGEAAHRGSRNNLLGPDASEELAAEWSTDQRITDKTPPTFLVHASDDGGVLPKNSILFYEALLANKVPAEMHIYEVGGHGFGMFRDKRPADLWPNELEAWLKARKIVD from the coding sequence ATGATCCGCAGCCTCTTCTCAATCGTTCTGCTTCTCATGCCGCTTGCCGCGATCGCCGCGGAAACGCCGAAGGAAGAGTTGCTGTGGCCGGCCGACCATGCCGCCAACCAGGGGGACGAACCGCGGACCGTCGACTCGCCGGAGTGGACCGAGCGCGTGACCAAATCGCCGACGCTTACCTATTTCATGCCCGATAAAGAGAAGCGCAACGGCGCCGCGATCGTGATCTGCCCCGGCGGCGGTTACTCGGGCCTGGCCATGGAGAAAGAAGGCCGCGAAGTGGCGGAGTGGTGCCGGGCGCACGGCATCGTCGGCGTCGTGCTCCGTTATCGCTGCGGCGGCGGGAAGAACCAGCAGCCGGTGCCGCTCGACGACGTGCAGCAAGCGATCCGCACGGTTCGAGCCCAAGCGAAGGACCTGGGCGTCGATCCGGCGAAGATCGGCGTCTGCGGCTTCTCCGCCGGCGGGCATCTCGCCTCAACGGCAGCGACGATGTTCGACGACGGCGATGCCAAGTCGACCGACCCGATCGCCCAACAGAGCAGCCGGCCCGATTTTGCCGTGCTGGTGTATCCGGTGATTACGCTCGTGGGGGAAGCAGCGCATCGCGGTTCGCGCAACAATTTACTCGGGCCCGATGCAAGCGAAGAGCTCGCCGCGGAATGGTCGACTGATCAACGGATTACCGACAAGACGCCGCCGACGTTCCTCGTGCATGCGAGCGACGACGGCGGAGTGCTGCCGAAGAACAGCATTCTGTTCTACGAGGCGCTGCTGGCGAATAAAGTGCCGGCGGAGATGCATATCTACGAAGTCGGCGGGCATGGCTTTGGCATGTTCCGCGACAAGCGGCCGGCGGATTTGTGGCCGAATGAGCTGGAAGCTTGGTTGAAGGCGCGGAAGATCGTTGACTAA